From the Trifolium pratense cultivar HEN17-A07 linkage group LG4, ARS_RC_1.1, whole genome shotgun sequence genome, the window GGCTATATAAACATGTCCATTTATGATTCTTAAAGCATAAACTTAACTTTCACAAGTAATCCCAAATATACAAATAAAGGATCAAGTCTATTATATATTGCAAATTCCATGTGAAAGGGATTTAATTTTTCTATCCAGGTTGGATTCGTAGTGAGTTTAACAAAATCATGATGGACCACCGTGATTCTGCTTAACACACTATCGATCCAAACATGCTCTTTTAGCATCTATGAGGCAATAAGAACCAATCACCAAGTAGATCAAAATGTAAAAGAAGGAATTATGAAAGGAAAAACAAATAGTGTGTACTATATAATTCAACAATACATCATTCATCATATCAAACTTAAACGAATATAGTTCCATAAAAAATGAGggttgattttgtaaaattgctCTGTTAAAAGTgatttaaacattaaaaaaaaacatttggttGATTACAAAATAGGTATAATTTTCTCTTCATGGAGATGGAAACATCAAATCCTAACTTAAGTTGAAATATCTTGAAACatcaaataataatcaaaatatcTTGAAACACcaaatttatcaaataataatcaaaatcaattatatactTCTAAACTTAATTTTCCTCTCTCAAAAATTGTAAACTATAAATATTTACCTAAAATAAAACACGaattaatgaattaattaaagttCTGACTCTCCTAGCATGTTTGGTACTACTAACTGAATTGATGGTAATAATTCTGAAAAAGAAATCACATCAAGAGAAAACGACATCGCAAAGAGTAATAACATAATATCACAAATTCACAAACAACTAGATTCGATTTAAGTGAGAAAATAACAGAGGAACTGCAATTTCTAAGCAAGTAATCACAAACCAACAAATTcttagaaaaaaattgattaacgAAAAGAAACCCTAACACGGACAAGAATTCCAAAATTCgaatataaacaataaaattcaaaggaaaattgaaataatcaagcaaaattaacaaaaataaaaaatcaaaactggaaaaaaaaatcataaaattaggGTTTTATTTAGAAGTTAGAAATTCTTTACctcttcctcctcttcctcGTGCTCTTCCTCATCCTCATCATCGTCGTCGTCATCGTCGTCATCTTCATCATCGTCATCGTCATCGTCGTCGTCATCATCAGGATCACCACCACGTGCACCTTCACCAGCTCcaacttcttcatcttcctcatcaTCGTCTCCACCTCCAGTACCTTCATCATCGTCatcctcttcctcttcattgtCTTGTTCATCGTTATCATCCTCTTCATCATCTTCGCTGTCTTCTCCATCATCTACTTCAACAACAGAGTCATCTTCTTCGTCATTCTCACTCAAAACGATAACCTCGCTTTCTTCCACTTGCTGCTTCAATTCCTCTGTTACCTTCATCATCTTGAAACTCTTTCGAATCCAAAAactgaagaattttttttctgaaggtttcgatttttttttgttacaaaaaaattgaGCAGTGAGAAGAAGAATAGAGAAAACACCCTCTTTCCTTCGCTAACGCCAGTAGGTCTGAAACAAAGATCTGAACCGTTGAAATACGAATTCACGCGGATTGATGACGTGGAAATGTATCGGACGGTTGATATGAAAGATTTTGTATCTCAGAGGAGATAGTAGTGTGGTTAAGCGTTGCGGCGCTCTCTTTGTGTGTTTCGTAGTCACGTGTGTCACGTGCAACTCTAAATAGGGTATTATTAGGGTTTTGCGCTCACTTCTCCGAATATTCCAATATTTGATTCcgtaaataaatttattttctaatgaaaattatcactaatttttactaatatttagATTTAGATAAATTTGTCCTtaccaaaaaatatttagataaatttgcttgaatttttttttatactttttttttacgagtttaattattgtgcactgtcggtgtaaagattttttacacatacatccgaTGAtgcgttgtcacatcatttaatcaatgtgacacatcatgtatttttaaataccatacatgatatttcagtatattattggatgcatgtgtaaaataactttacaccgacgatacatataaattaattttttttctttcacataaCAGTTAAACTACAATTATAaatttactgtaaaaaaaatataaatagtacaATGTGTATTCCGTCTTTATGATTTGAAAATCATAGTAATATatgttctgtttttttattttttaaaaaaagtacatAGATTGATCAACAATAGAACCTAAATTTGTCAAATGTTCTCAAAACATGATGTTAGGAAGTCGCCAAAAGCACCACGTTGTCACAAGCCAAATACTTCTTATACATGATGTCCTTACCGAAAAGAAATTATTCAACATGTCTTTAAAAAAGATCAAGTCTACTTGCATCCATCGACATATTTTCCTCCACTCTTGTTTCATGAAATGTCAAGCAAAGAGTACATGATTAAGATCTTCCACCTCACGAAAGCAAAAAAACCCAACTAATCTCATAAGGATTAGTAATGATAGACTAACAAAAACAGTCCGCATTGGCAATTTCGATAGTAACAACctccaataaaaaaattcaacctATGGTACATCATTtaaccaaaataaatttaacgTGTTCATAACAACGGCCTCGACataattcaattcaacaattttgaagaaaaatataagTTTCCTCCTATCCACTTTGTCCCTAACCGACTGCACATCACAAACTAACACGGTTAACACAACAGCTTCAACTGCCACTGCAGTGGTAGCATCGTGTGACAGTCCCAACATTGTTCCATATCCAACTGTTTTGAACCCAACTTACCATATTTGCAACCTTTGCATCTTAAATTTGAATTGAGATAATTCATATTTGCTAACTAGTGCTCCTGGAAACTATTAAGGaactaaaaaaggaaagaaaagaaaaaacatgcattgaaaataccaaaatttatacttttaagatgttgactgcacaagtttcaaaataattttactatCTTTGGTtaccttaactagtgccccgagggcactagttagcatttgccttaatattttgatatttatttatcttttatttagtaAATAAATCTTAAGTTTAATCACACTTCTAGAATCTAAGCATTTTTCCTACACTATAAAATGGCCTAGCACATGGCTTCTGGTTATAATCAATCTCTAATAACATTTTTCCTACTCTTATGCATGAAAAAAACTTGAGAGGGTTATGTTAATGATCTCACCATTAAAATGCAATGGACACGGCCTTACAATTTTATAAGTTGTTGACCCCAATATATTTTAATGATGAGATCATTAACATAACTCTCAAGTTTTTTTCACCTGAGAGGATGCAAATCCAACACTTGACTTGTGCCTTCAAGCTATTGTTGTCATCATAATTTCAATACCAACAACTCACTCCAAAAGCACTTTCCTAGCACATGATGAAAAACTATCACTTATATGAAAcgcttgcaaaaaaaaaaaaaaaacaccaaactACAATATCTGTCTCCAATCTCTTATTAAACCAAAAGCAAATGATGAGTTAAATAAGAACCATCAGCTAAAAATATCAGGAAATTGAGCTAAGAAAGCCTTGAGCTTTGTGGTGAGAAATACAGAGCAATTTTGGTACCTGTTAATGTTATACCTCGAGCAATTGAAGCTTTGGGGAAAGGGGACCCAAAATTTGCAGAAGATGGTGCAAATGATGCTGCTAATGAGGCTACATATTGTGAGGGTGAGTTCTATGGGAAATCACCACCTACTAAACAGAATAATGCTATGCATGATGTATCAGCTGTTACATCAGCTATGAGCAGACAATTACTCTAGCTACTAGTTGCTCAAATCTAGACACGCTCCCTGCTTTTCGGTGAAACAACAATATCAAAATCATTCAATTGAAtgatttttgaatgattttgatGCATTTTCTAACTCAattcaattgaatttgaaaatgaatgaGTGGAAGAAGTACAAAGAAACAAAGTATTACAAGTATAGATAACAAAAAGAGATAAcctaaaattaaaaagataatgATGCATTTTAACACTAGATTGAGGGTAGTATTGTCAatgtaatgaaaatttaaatagCACACATTCCATCTCCTTCAAATCAAAAAATGGTCATAGGAGAGATTTTGCTCTCCTCCTCTCCTAGATATGAAACCAACACTCCccaaccaaacagaccctaaaacTCAAACGAAAAAggaaataagaaaaacaaaaataagataaagataaaaaattcaGGATGATCCACCCAAATCAATCCTGATCCTGGCGGTGCTGATGGTCATAAACAACAGCATCAAACATGTTATCAGATAATTCATCATGCTGTTGCTGAGGAGGAAGCTGATGCTGATCAACAGCTACTTGGTATTGCTGAATAAACAGTTGTCGCATTTGCAGCTGCCTTTCTTGAAACTTTGTCAGTTGTTCCTGCTGAAACTGCTGAAACCGCTCCCAATTCCCATCAAATTGTTGGTATAGCTGAGGTGGATGCATCTCTCTATGACGCTGAGCAGCAGCCCACATGTCGGACGACTGATCGAAATTAGAGGGAATCGGCATCTGCAGAGTGTTGCAGATATCTTGGACAAAATTCAGACAGCTCAACATAAACCGATCATAAACTGGAGGCACTTGGCCCTGCTGCTCTGGCCGAGGTTGTGGCTGCAGTTATTCATCTTAATATCAACATCAATTTTATATTTCGAAAATCACTTTTACCTCTCACAAATAAAACATGTGAATTGAAGTCCTAACTCTCCTAGCATGTTTGGTACTACTAACCGAATTGATGCTAATAACTCTGAAAAAGAAATCCTATCAAAAGAAAAGGACATTGCAAAGTGTAATGACATaacatcacaattcacaaacaACTAGTCTTAATTGATGACGGTGAAACTAAACATAACATCACAGACGAacaaattattacaaaaaaatcgataaataaaaattgaattaaccTAAAATAGGTCTATGACTTTGTAGGGCACTCTCAAATAGGTTTAAAAAAAGTCTCACTCTgtcaaattttattcatatcaaGTTATTGATCAAATCGATAAAAATGTTATGAACTTAGAGATATTCAAAAATTCAGGACTTATTTGAAATTGTCTTTCAAACTCAGAGACCAAATCGGCGGTTtaatcacatgttttagcaaagaAACCCTAATTTAGAACAGCTTTTCAAAATCAGCAAAAATTAACTGATAAGAAAATAATCAATGCAGAAATCAGATTTTACATAGCATAAAAACTTcgagaaattagggttttgaaaaatcaattaataagttatttacctgttcctcttcttcttcttcttcttcttcttcttcttcttcatcatcctcATCCTCATCATCATAGTCGTCATCGTCGTCTTCAAAATCATCGTCATCGTCGTCGTCAGTTTCATCTACATAATCATCAGAGTCgctgtcatcatcatcatcatcgtcatcaaCATCGTAATCAACACGTGCAACTTCACCTCCAACACCTTCTTCATATTCGATTTCTTCTTCACCGTACTCATAATTTTCACTGTCTTCTCCGTCATCTTCTTTAACATTCTCACTCAAAACGATTATCTCGTTTTCCTCCACttgcttcttcttcaattcCTCTGTTACTTTCATCTTTCAAATCCGAAAACTGAACCAATTTTTTTCTGAAGATTTTGAAAATTCGGGAAAAATAGTGAAAACTGCCAGGTTTACCCAGTCTCTTCGCTTCGCTAACCCAAACAAATATCACGCGGATTGATGACATGGAATTGCATCGGACGGTTGATatgaaataatttgtttttcaacGGAGAAATAGTGTATTTTCATAGTCACGTGAGTCACGTGCAAAACGCTGGTTAGCGGGAAAAGTAAATGTTTTTGGTGGTGTAGCGGGAAAAGTAAATAAAGTTACTTGATGAGAGTGAGGTAATTAATACTCCTAGTCC encodes:
- the LOC123921163 gene encoding phosphopantothenoylcysteine decarboxylase subunit VHS3-like isoform X1; the encoded protein is MMKVTEELKQQVEESEVIVLSENDEEDDSVVEVDDGEDSEDDEEDDNDEQDNEEEEDDDDEGTGGGDDDEEDEEVGAGEGARGGDPDDDDDDDDDDDEDDDDDDDDDEDEEEHEEEEEEEDLGTEYLVRPLGAADEEEASSDFEPVENGVEEDEVEEDEVEEDEGSSDDDDDEKTEVPPKRKRSDKDGSDDDDGGEDDVRPSKR
- the LOC123921163 gene encoding prostatic spermine-binding protein-like isoform X2, with translation MMKVTEELKQQVEESEVIVLSENDEEDDSVVEVDDGEDSEDDEEDDNDEQDNEEEEDDDDEGTGGGDDDEEDEEVGAGEGARGGDPDDDDDDDDDDDEDDDDDDDDDEDEEEHEEEEDLGTEYLVRPLGAADEEEASSDFEPVENGVEEDEVEEDEVEEDEGSSDDDDDEKTEVPPKRKRSDKDGSDDDDGGEDDVRPSKR
- the LOC123921164 gene encoding probable serine/threonine-protein kinase kinX — translated: MKVTEELKKKQVEENEIIVLSENVKEDDGEDSENYEYGEEEIEYEEGVGGEVARVDYDVDDDDDDDDSDSDDYVDETDDDDDDDFEDDDDDYDDEDEDDEEEEEEEEEEEEEQPQPRPEQQGQVPPVYDRFMLSCLNFVQDICNTLQMPIPSNFDQSSDMWAAAQRHREMHPPQLYQQFDGNWERFQQFQQEQLTKFQERQLQMRQLFIQQYQVAVDQHQLPPQQQHDELSDNMFDAVVYDHQHRQDQD